Proteins from one Panthera leo isolate Ple1 chromosome D1, P.leo_Ple1_pat1.1, whole genome shotgun sequence genomic window:
- the CD1H11orf68 gene encoding UPF0696 protein C11orf68 homolog isoform X2, whose amino-acid sequence MAAAAAVAGAGRGGGSGAEPRQERSRARGWSGAERGEGRRMEPGEEMEEEDSPGGREDGFTAEHLAAEAMAADMDPWLVFDARTTPAAELDAWLAKYPPSQVTRYGDPGSPNSEPVGWIAAYGQGYVPNSGDVQGLQAAWEVLQTSGRPVTPSTLRQLAITHHVLSGKWLIHLAPGFKLDHAWAGIARAVVEGRLQVAKVSPRAREGGRQVICVYTDDFTDRLGVLEADAAIRAAGIKCLLTYKPDVYTYLGIYRANRWHLCPTLYESRFQLGGSARGSRVLDRANNVELT is encoded by the exons ATGGCGGCGGCGGCAGccgtggcgggggcggggcgcggcggcggcagcggcgcgGAGCCCCGGCAGGAGCGGAGCCGGGCGCGGGGCTGGAGCGGCGCCGAGCGGGGCGAAGGCCGGAG GATGGAGCCTGGTGAAGAAATGGAGGAGGAAGACTCTCCAGGCGGCCGTGAGGATGGCTTCACCGCCGAGCACCTGGCCGCAGAGGCCATGGCAGCCGACATGGACCCCTGGCTGGTGTTTGATGCCCGCACCACACCTGCCGCTGAGCTGGATGCCTGGCTGGCCAAGTACCCACCATCCCAAGTTACTCGCTACGGGGACCCTGGCTCACCCAACTCCGAGCCCGTGGGCTGGATTGCAGCATACGGGCAGGGCTACGTCCCCAACTCGGGCGATGTGCAGGGCCTGCAGGCAGCCTGGGAGGTTCTGCAGACCAGCGGGCGGCCCGTCACACCGAGTACCCTGCGCCAGCTGGCCATCACCCATCATGTGCTCTCTGGCAAGTGGCTGATACACCTGGCACCTGGCTTCAAGCTGGACCATGCCTGGGCTGGCATTGCTCGGGCTGTGGTCGAGGGCCGGCTTCAGGTGGCCAAGGTGAGCCCACGGGCCAGGGAGGGTGGGCGCCAGGTCATCTGTGTTTACACGGATGACTTCACGGACCGCTTGGGTGTACTGGAGGCGGACGCGGCCATCCGCGCAGCGGGCATTAAGTGCCTGCTCACCTACAAGCCTGACGTCTACACCTACCTGGGCATCTATCGGGCCAACCGTTGGCACCTGTGCCCCACTCTCTATGAGAGTCGTTTCCAGCTGGGGGGCAGTGCCCGCGGCTCCCGTGTGCTGGACCGCGCCAACAATGTGGAACTGACCTAG
- the DRAP1 gene encoding dr1-associated corepressor isoform X2 produces MPSKKKKYNARFPPARIKKIMQTDEEIGKVAAAVPVIISRALELFLESLLKKACQVTQSRNAKTMTTSHLKQCIELEQQFDFLKDLVASVPDMQGDGEDNHMDGDKGARRGRKPGSGGRKNGGMGSKGKDKKLSGTDSEQEDESDDTDTDGEEETSQAPPQASHPPAHFQSPPTPFMPFTSSLPLPPAPPGPSAPDAEDEEDYDS; encoded by the exons ATGCCGAGCAAGAAGAAGAAGTATAACGCGCGGTTCCCGCCG GCGCGGATCAAGAAGATCATGCAAACTGACGAAGAGATTGGGAAGGTGGCGGCGGCTGTGCCTGTCATCATCT CCCGGGCGCTTGAGCTCTTCCTGGAGTCGCTGTTGAAGAAGGCCTGCCAGGTGACCCAGTCCAGAAACGCCAAGACCATGACCACATCCCACCT GAAGCAGTGCATTGAGCTGGAGCAGCAGTTTGACTTCTTGAAGGACCTGGTGGCCTCTGTGCCTGACATGCAGGGAGACGGGGAAGACAACCACATGGATGGGGACAAGGGTGCCCGCAG GGGCCGGAAGCCAGGCAGCGGTGGCCGGAAGAATGGCGGGATGGGAAGCAAAGGCAAGGACAAGAAGCTGTCGGGGACGGACTCGGAGCAGGAG GATGAGTCTGACGACACCGACACTGACGGGGAAGAGGAGACGTCACAGGCTCCACCACAGGCCAGCCACCCCCCTGCCCACTTTCAGAG CCCCCCGACACCCTTCATGCCCTTCACCTCGAGTCTGCCTCTGCCCCCGGCCCCCCCGGGCCCCTCAGCACCTGACGCAGAGGATGAAGAAGACTATGACTCCTAG
- the CD1H11orf68 gene encoding UPF0696 protein C11orf68 homolog isoform X1 → MAAAAAVAGAGRGGGSGAEPRQERSRARGWSGAERGEGRSRMEPGEEMEEEDSPGGREDGFTAEHLAAEAMAADMDPWLVFDARTTPAAELDAWLAKYPPSQVTRYGDPGSPNSEPVGWIAAYGQGYVPNSGDVQGLQAAWEVLQTSGRPVTPSTLRQLAITHHVLSGKWLIHLAPGFKLDHAWAGIARAVVEGRLQVAKVSPRAREGGRQVICVYTDDFTDRLGVLEADAAIRAAGIKCLLTYKPDVYTYLGIYRANRWHLCPTLYESRFQLGGSARGSRVLDRANNVELT, encoded by the exons ATGGCGGCGGCGGCAGccgtggcgggggcggggcgcggcggcggcagcggcgcgGAGCCCCGGCAGGAGCGGAGCCGGGCGCGGGGCTGGAGCGGCGCCGAGCGGGGCGAAGGCCGGAG CAGGATGGAGCCTGGTGAAGAAATGGAGGAGGAAGACTCTCCAGGCGGCCGTGAGGATGGCTTCACCGCCGAGCACCTGGCCGCAGAGGCCATGGCAGCCGACATGGACCCCTGGCTGGTGTTTGATGCCCGCACCACACCTGCCGCTGAGCTGGATGCCTGGCTGGCCAAGTACCCACCATCCCAAGTTACTCGCTACGGGGACCCTGGCTCACCCAACTCCGAGCCCGTGGGCTGGATTGCAGCATACGGGCAGGGCTACGTCCCCAACTCGGGCGATGTGCAGGGCCTGCAGGCAGCCTGGGAGGTTCTGCAGACCAGCGGGCGGCCCGTCACACCGAGTACCCTGCGCCAGCTGGCCATCACCCATCATGTGCTCTCTGGCAAGTGGCTGATACACCTGGCACCTGGCTTCAAGCTGGACCATGCCTGGGCTGGCATTGCTCGGGCTGTGGTCGAGGGCCGGCTTCAGGTGGCCAAGGTGAGCCCACGGGCCAGGGAGGGTGGGCGCCAGGTCATCTGTGTTTACACGGATGACTTCACGGACCGCTTGGGTGTACTGGAGGCGGACGCGGCCATCCGCGCAGCGGGCATTAAGTGCCTGCTCACCTACAAGCCTGACGTCTACACCTACCTGGGCATCTATCGGGCCAACCGTTGGCACCTGTGCCCCACTCTCTATGAGAGTCGTTTCCAGCTGGGGGGCAGTGCCCGCGGCTCCCGTGTGCTGGACCGCGCCAACAATGTGGAACTGACCTAG
- the CD1H11orf68 gene encoding UPF0696 protein C11orf68 homolog isoform X3 yields MEPGEEMEEEDSPGGREDGFTAEHLAAEAMAADMDPWLVFDARTTPAAELDAWLAKYPPSQVTRYGDPGSPNSEPVGWIAAYGQGYVPNSGDVQGLQAAWEVLQTSGRPVTPSTLRQLAITHHVLSGKWLIHLAPGFKLDHAWAGIARAVVEGRLQVAKVSPRAREGGRQVICVYTDDFTDRLGVLEADAAIRAAGIKCLLTYKPDVYTYLGIYRANRWHLCPTLYESRFQLGGSARGSRVLDRANNVELT; encoded by the coding sequence ATGGAGCCTGGTGAAGAAATGGAGGAGGAAGACTCTCCAGGCGGCCGTGAGGATGGCTTCACCGCCGAGCACCTGGCCGCAGAGGCCATGGCAGCCGACATGGACCCCTGGCTGGTGTTTGATGCCCGCACCACACCTGCCGCTGAGCTGGATGCCTGGCTGGCCAAGTACCCACCATCCCAAGTTACTCGCTACGGGGACCCTGGCTCACCCAACTCCGAGCCCGTGGGCTGGATTGCAGCATACGGGCAGGGCTACGTCCCCAACTCGGGCGATGTGCAGGGCCTGCAGGCAGCCTGGGAGGTTCTGCAGACCAGCGGGCGGCCCGTCACACCGAGTACCCTGCGCCAGCTGGCCATCACCCATCATGTGCTCTCTGGCAAGTGGCTGATACACCTGGCACCTGGCTTCAAGCTGGACCATGCCTGGGCTGGCATTGCTCGGGCTGTGGTCGAGGGCCGGCTTCAGGTGGCCAAGGTGAGCCCACGGGCCAGGGAGGGTGGGCGCCAGGTCATCTGTGTTTACACGGATGACTTCACGGACCGCTTGGGTGTACTGGAGGCGGACGCGGCCATCCGCGCAGCGGGCATTAAGTGCCTGCTCACCTACAAGCCTGACGTCTACACCTACCTGGGCATCTATCGGGCCAACCGTTGGCACCTGTGCCCCACTCTCTATGAGAGTCGTTTCCAGCTGGGGGGCAGTGCCCGCGGCTCCCGTGTGCTGGACCGCGCCAACAATGTGGAACTGACCTAG
- the DRAP1 gene encoding dr1-associated corepressor isoform X1: protein MPSKKKKYNARFPPARIKKIMQTDEEIGKVAAAVPVIISRALELFLESLLKKACQVTQSRNAKTMTTSHLKQCIELEQQFDFLKDLVASVPDMQGDGEDNHMDGDKGARRWTVPSRRGRKPGSGGRKNGGMGSKGKDKKLSGTDSEQEDESDDTDTDGEEETSQAPPQASHPPAHFQSPPTPFMPFTSSLPLPPAPPGPSAPDAEDEEDYDS, encoded by the exons ATGCCGAGCAAGAAGAAGAAGTATAACGCGCGGTTCCCGCCG GCGCGGATCAAGAAGATCATGCAAACTGACGAAGAGATTGGGAAGGTGGCGGCGGCTGTGCCTGTCATCATCT CCCGGGCGCTTGAGCTCTTCCTGGAGTCGCTGTTGAAGAAGGCCTGCCAGGTGACCCAGTCCAGAAACGCCAAGACCATGACCACATCCCACCT GAAGCAGTGCATTGAGCTGGAGCAGCAGTTTGACTTCTTGAAGGACCTGGTGGCCTCTGTGCCTGACATGCAGGGAGACGGGGAAGACAACCACATGGATGGGGACAAGGGTGCCCGCAG ATGGACTGTGCCTTCCCGAAGGGGCCGGAAGCCAGGCAGCGGTGGCCGGAAGAATGGCGGGATGGGAAGCAAAGGCAAGGACAAGAAGCTGTCGGGGACGGACTCGGAGCAGGAG GATGAGTCTGACGACACCGACACTGACGGGGAAGAGGAGACGTCACAGGCTCCACCACAGGCCAGCCACCCCCCTGCCCACTTTCAGAG CCCCCCGACACCCTTCATGCCCTTCACCTCGAGTCTGCCTCTGCCCCCGGCCCCCCCGGGCCCCTCAGCACCTGACGCAGAGGATGAAGAAGACTATGACTCCTAG